CTCCAGAGAAGATGACAGCAAGAAGCCTTTCGGTAATTATGCTACTTACTAAGTTCATCTGAATATTACTCAAACGCTTaacttaaatatttcaacaggtaaccgttaaaaaaatgtttagaagATTAGGAGGATGTTAAGATACTTTGTCCAATCGAAAATCTTACCTGTTATACCAATTCTTCACTGAGAGGCAGGGACTGTGTCTTACGGAGTCTTTTTTAAGTGACGATTTGTGTTCTTGGTAAATTGCAGAAGGGAAGTTCGCAGTGTCTTCCGTGCGGTCAAAACACGAAATCGCTTCCAGGTAAAGATGGCTGTGACACGAACAACTGTATGTTCAAGCCTGCGGATGATGTCGTGTATGACCTCAGTAAACTCTCCCGCCCTGGAGGGCCGATGATTGAAGCACTGTTCTATCGCCCAAGTTTACCTTGGAGACCACGACGGTGAGCAATAATCCTCGTAATTTCCCCCTCCCCGCATCCATACCTCTACCTCTCTTCTTgataagaaaaatgaatttttccacTCCTGTACAGCTTTCGTGCCATAAATtccatttgctttcaattttgaaactgatgactcttttttttcccaatgcGTGACACGTATCGCAACCAGCTTCACGCCGTGCTTTGTGCCAGTTATATGGCTTCTTGCGCTTGCCTTTTGCTAGAACGGTTGCAAATTCTCACGCAATCACCAATCACATTTTTCTTCAGGTCACACGATTCAACTCCTACCCCAACatggttttaattttcatcCTATTCGTCTGGAATATGTGCTCTGGGTTTGCCCTTCTGTACAAATCATTTGCTGAactaaattttatcttttatcctTAGTTTGAGCATTTGGCCTTACCCCAGAGCTATTTACTTCAATCTCTGTACCCTTGATCATGACAACTCTTCGTGTGTTTACCGTAATCGGGTAACCAGAGTGCACACTCCCCGGCCTGTGATGTCGTGCAGGTCGTCGTGGTTTACATATGACACAGATTTAGGCTCCGTGATTGGCTACCGAAAAAAATCCGACGTCAAATCGGGTTTGTTCGTGGACCTGCTGAACGGGGACGAATGTTACCAGAGATGTAAGTTAATTTAtataagaaattttaaagaaaagaaacgattACTAAAAAAACCATAACTTTGATAAAAGAATGTGGAAAGATAAAGGATTTTTGCTAATACATGGTTGGGAAGTTTTCAATGTAGTGAAACCATTTCCTGTTTCTATGTTTTCCTTTCTAGACGGAAACACGCGCTATCAGACCACCCTCGACCTCAGGTGTGACGTAAGAGCGGGTGTCGGTAACCCAGCCCCCGAAAACAATTACACGAGCCCGATGCGCGGTGGCTGTAAATTCTACTTCGTGTGGAAGTCGTTGTACGCATGCCCAAAATGCCGTGACAGTGATGTGAATAGAATTATCGGCGAATGCATCAACGGAATGCGTAATGTGACCTACGTACGCAAAGTGCCTTGCTGGAGGCCTGGGAATGATTCGGGGCTTCCAACGACTAATGCAACAGAAAAATGCGAGACACCGACGTCGACTGTTATAGTAACTGTCAAAGTGAAGGAAAATGGTACAGTGGCGTATCAAgtactaaaagaaaacaaagccaatATAGCTTTGATTGGTGTAGGAGTCGTCATTATCGTTATCCTGGTGGGTGTGGCAGCATTCTTTGTGTACAAGCATCGAGCGTTGAAGTATCGTTATTACGGCATGTTGGCGAGAAACAAACCCATGAGCCGCCTTGAGGAAGAAGACGAAAGTAATTTTATCCACGACGATGAGCTAGCACAACCCTTCGATGAGATGTCACCAAGTGTGAAGACCTAGACAACTTCGTATATTCATCCCTTTAGCCCACTCCATGACTGaaagtttacatttttttgAATGCAGTGTTATTTTGATGCTGAGTCACTTAGACTGGTTTTTCCCTCTTAATTAGTGTGCTCAAGAAACCATATAATTTTCACCTCTGCCTTTAAAATCTCCACCTGGCTACGGGCAAAACTACTCTGGTTATCGCAACAAACCATTTTTTGATTCAAGCAGGTCTTTTTCTGAAACTTCTTATTGTTAAAACATATCGCCAAGAGATGGATCAAAGGGAAAAGAGGCTTAATTACGTCATGGATGAGCGGCCAAGCTGTTAAGCacgattcaaaatggcgacgGTCAGTCGTGTAATTTCATCTCAAGTTTTTAATGGCggatatgaaaattatatcgTATCTGAAGTATGTTCCTTCATTAATGAAAAAGACAAGCTCAAGATTTATATGGGTGGGTAGTGGTCGAGGGACAAAAGTTTCAATAACTATTCTCATAAGCGGCTGCCAATGAAATAATGTTAAAGGTGGGTTTGCCCGAAAAGGAGCCGTAAGGGGGATCCTGAGGATAAGGAGACGGTGATAAAAGTCTTACAGTCAGCGGTAGACCGCTGGTAACCGGCCTTTATTGAACCTCTggtgaaagaagaaagaaaaattgagagtTAGCCTTAATTGTTTAATGTGAGCACAACTCTTATAATACCCTTTTGATAATATGGATGAATTTTATGATTGTGATCAAGTACTTGTGAAAAACAAACTGGTTTAACATTTTCGCTCAAAGTTAGCAGTTATACATGTCAAATTGTACAGTATATATGGCTCCTGCCTGCGAAGTTACAGAGATAAGACCGATATATGATATCGTCGTTCGCACTTGTTGTCATAACAACATCAGCGACACACTATCCCCCGCCTTGAATGTGtcgttttttgttctttcaacaGATGTATCACCATGCTATGTATTTCCAACTAGATTGCAAATTCATCGCTCAATAAAGATGAAAACTTGCTTTTTTTTGCTAGCCAACTTTTACTTGGTTTTTTATCACGCATATATAGGAACAAAGTTCAAGGAATCTAGTAATTAATGTATGATCTTTTATTTTATcgtgttgttttatttcttactCTGTAACACagtttaaattaagttttatcgTGCTTGTTTTGCCTTTTAGACTTTTCAACGTAGTTGGGTTTTTTTAAGTAGACagaattttctgttttgcattgaaaatagagtaaattttgtttttatttgagagtaaagaaaaacatctcATTTAACGTATCCTTGTGAAATGACTCTGATCTTTCGGTGTTTTTTGTGATAGGATTGGATAAATGACTTTAAAAGTTAATCAGTGGAATTCTTTGATATAATTTTAGCTGTAATTTTATGAATTGAAAGTGATGTAGATAGCAAACGTCTTAGTCTGATTTTTTATTCGGTGCaaaattctgttttctttgagcTCTTTTTGTGATAAGACCAAATACTGTTGCACGTGTTATTAGGTTTAAAACACCGAAAAATGCTGAATTTTATCACCATTAAAGTTAATCAACGACTTGTACATCTTTTAATAGTGAGATCTAATGGCGTGTCAAGTTGGATTCTATGTGTTCAGACCTTTTTTTAAGTTAAGGAAAACTTGTATTAATAAAGTATTAATGTATTAATGATTTAGAATTCCTTTCGCCGACTGTAAGTTATAGTTGTTTATTTGTGTGGAAGAGATTTTCAATCACCGTATTTAGTTCCTCTCGTTAAATGTTTGATTAAACTTGAAgtagaaatatttaaaatggcCTACGTCCACACGAACCTGTTTGCGTTTGTATATGcgtcaatatttttcttttctctggtAACAGTCCGATTCACTCTCAGAAAGAATTTGTTATGCTCCCTTACGACTGCAATACCATACTTTGTTGACTCTTTAATCCTTATGAGTGActagcagctaatttctccctacaaaatcagccctgaatcacacgtgaaggtcacgagaataaaggaaatgatcgcgaATTGAAGGAACTTGattgttaagaatattctccttgttagcggctaaggaaatatatatagaacagtatggagaatatgcatactgatgaaaGGTTTAAAAGGAGTCAGTTTGTGTTATCGACAGGATTGGGACTTGCTAAACAACCGCCATACTGCAAAAAGAAGACCAGTTGTAAAAAGAACAATTTCGAACAGATACAAATGGAGGGTTAGTTACGCAAGCGTTGGCAAATTTGTTTgttaaggaagattaaagtgttggctggcactatcttttcgcaactcccacttatttcattcaaacgtgacaaaaacataggcaactttttagtcaggagttcatttcaaaccaatgaccaatctggaacttttaaatgcgctcgctcacgatacaaaacttgtcctttcattcataacgtagagaaaatatcgggacccaaaagatccattaagatcattgatcactttacgtgtacctccgcaaatgttatttactgcataacttgcactaattgcaataagttatacatcggcgaaacaggtagacgactgggtgaccgattccgagaacaccttcgcgatgtggaaagaaatgacaaggacgcatccaaaccagtcgctagacactttaatcttccttatcattctaaacagcatatggcagtttgcagcctttccttacatctaggcagttcggaaagccataaaacactagaacaaaaatttatattccaaatcggcacccttaatccccacggaatcaacgagcgcttttcattccactaatttattcctgttttctcgtcaccatattcccaccaatggcatagctccactttctgcatataaacccacacacaacccacaattcctctaatcgctctgacgaagggctaacgctcgaaacgtcagctttattaccctttacggtggctaatttacgttttcaacccagttgttaacactaaattaccactTGAGGAAAGCTTGCCGGCCAGGGTAAAAATTCCCTTGGAAACTTTCTCAGTGGACTAACTTACACTGCAGTATTAATATAAGTTCATAAcgaatttccttaaaaattcgAGAAGTGGCCTCTGAATGTTTAGACAAAGGAACTTGCCAAATGAAAAACTATGGTATCTTTTCAGTATAGATTTCCAGCAGAAACTTTtcattgtttgaaataaattataggTGAAAATAACGTCTACTGCCACAGTGGTTGTATTTTCACCGccaggaaagaaaattaaagaggaatattgtgcaaaaaaatgtttcttgagCCTTGTTTCCGAAAGGGATAGTAAAATGATGACAGGGTGTCTCAATTTTTCTAAGTTTGAGGAATTCGCTGTTTGTTACTTTCTCTACACGATGCACTCAACTGCTTATGGTCTTCATGGTACGTGATCATGCCGTTGGAAAACAAGTTCTTGAGTGTATCGCCTAATATTTGATATGTAATATCCAAAATATAAGATTGTTACTTCTGATACTTTATAACATACGGCCTAACATAAGCTATCGACCAAAAATTAGTAGGATAGCCACCTGTTGCTACAGGTGACTCATAATATCCCCTTGTGTCTGTTGTTTCAAATCCTGACAGTTGATTGGCTGATAAGAATTCTGATAATGACTTGGAGTTTATATTTACACGCCGCGCGAAATGGAGTCATCTCTGTTTTAATATCAGGAATAACGAAAATGAGATACAAAAACAACACCCTTTGAGCAAGACGACTTTTCAGCGCAGAGAAATTATCGCCTGGTTAACGGTAATTTTTCTGTTGGAGCTTTGTGATAGCTGAAGCGAACTTTCGCCCAAAGTGGAGAAAACCATTTGAGTGGATatttttcttgcttattccTTTGAAACTGCATTGGGTTTTGCCTACGATGCCTCGATGTGCCATTGTCAATTAATTCCTATTCAATATCTtcgaaaaaacaattctttattCAATAGTTTCGGATTTCATTCACACACTGTTTTCAGGGCCTCTAAAGAAGAATTAATCAACAACCGACGTTAAAGTGCAGGAGCTGAACATCGTTCGCTACGCTCTAAGCAGGGAATTTGTTCGCTCACAGAACAGTGCGTTTTGGAAAAGTTCCTTACAAACTTGCCATGACCGGGCGCGGATTCGGCTTGGAGGAGTTCAGCGATGAACAGTTTCTTGTCGGCGGAGTTACACTTCTGTTTACAGGACTGATCGGTTTTTTTGGTAACCTGCTTGTTTTGATTGTCACATACAGAATTCTTCGGCACAAGAGAAACATTCCTAATGTACTAATACTATTTTTAGCCTGGACAGACCTGTTAGTATTTCCTTTAGCGTATCCGCAATCACTGATAAAGTATTTCTTCGGAGTCTACATCGGTGACTATATGGGTTGCGATTTTCAAGCAACAGCTATCACATTTCTCTTCATGTCTTCCATTATTCTGGTTGTTGTAATGAGCGTCGATCGCCTTCTGGCATTAAGTGAACCATTTTACTATGACAGGCATGTGATTTACGACAAGGAGAAAGTGAAGGTGGCTTCTATCGGCGTCGGATGCTCGGTTCTTACTGTAAGTTTACTTCCCGCCTTTGGAGTCAGCAGAAATGTTCTTCACTTTCCTGGCACATTCTGTTTATTTGAATGGAACTCGACCTCATTTGATGGCCGAGCGCTGCTTTACATTTTTATGTCTTCGTTAGCTTTTGCTATGTTTCTGGTCGTTTCGTGTAATTTAACTACAGTTATAATGGCTTTGAGACTTGCGCGTCGAAGACAGGATAGCATAAATAAGCCTCGTTCTGATGAAGAGGCGGCGAACTCAAGGCCTTTAGACCATCACTGCAGCTCtggaaaaatggaaattcaGTTCGCTAAATTAAGTGGTGCTGTCGCCATTACTTTTTTTAGTTGCTGGAGTTTGTTTCTGGTAAGTAAACCCACCTGCCGTGACGTCTGAGTGAGAGATTCCTTTCCGTGCATGAAACTCCTAGACGACTCACTTTGAATTGTATCAGTTCAACGCTACAATTTACACTTCGGCTCGACAACCACACGCACTGCGACGGAACAGCGCGATCGTGGCACGACTAGAAAACAAGTGATGGACCATCCAGTGACGCGTCATCACGACGATCACACGACAACAGTTCGATTTAACTGCAGACCGCGACAACTACATTGATAACACTGAAATATGACCATAATACGAATGAAATGCGATTACAAATCGACCACGACTCGATTTATTCATTACGACTGTATATAAGACGACTTGACTACGGCTCCACCGCGACACGACGACATTATGGTCACAGCTTACCCTCACTACTGGTAGTATCGGTGATATCGTACCCACCGGTGATATCGTACCCACGGCCGTTTCGTACCCAAAAAGAAGTCGATTCGTTCCTAAGTTTGAGTCGGTTCGTACCCAACTTTGGGTAGGTTCGTAACCAAACCAAACCGCCGGTTAATACCAAACCGCTAATAACCGGAGTCATACATTTATTCGAAATACCTCACGCACGGACGCGTGAACAGATGTCAATGGTTGCGCACGACAAGTTGGCAGAGTCAAGCAAGTAAATTACAAAGAAACTTCTGTTCTGTGTACTGGTGACCTTCTtcacaaataaaacttaattattGCCTAGTTGAGcgtgatatttttaaaagaaaagcatattGTTTTTACCTGGGCCTTTTAACATAACAGTTCGTGTAAGTGCGATACATTTTCTCCAATTGTTTATATGGAAAACATCCTTTGTTGGTTTGGTTACGAAACGCAACGACCGAGCTGGATACGAAACGATTGGGTACGAATCGACCGGTAACCGTACTCCTTATGCG
The sequence above is a segment of the Pocillopora verrucosa isolate sample1 chromosome 13, ASM3666991v2, whole genome shotgun sequence genome. Coding sequences within it:
- the LOC131799079 gene encoding prostaglandin E2 receptor EP4 subtype-like yields the protein MTGRGFGLEEFSDEQFLVGGVTLLFTGLIGFFGNLLVLIVTYRILRHKRNIPNVLILFLAWTDLLVFPLAYPQSLIKYFFGVYIGDYMGCDFQATAITFLFMSSIILVVVMSVDRLLALSEPFYYDRHVIYDKEKVKVASIGVGCSVLTVSLLPAFGVSRNVLHFPGTFCLFEWNSTSFDGRALLYIFMSSLAFAMFLVVSCNLTTVIMALRLARRRQDSINKPRSDEEAANSRPLDHHCSSGKMEIQFAKLSGAVAITFFSCWSLFLLRVTLIQNGWPFEELIDFIAVRLASLHTVVNPWLYPLTRRKYRDAFWYLLTLFVYYATCTLLVTRPGTTLDEIVGIQSEASQVRELYREERRRSSAQRLVK